A stretch of the SAR86 cluster bacterium genome encodes the following:
- a CDS encoding enoyl-CoA hydratase/isomerase family protein: protein MVDNFDHLRIEDRGHYMICYLSNPPSHTLNSSGVQEIHKFLDIIEKKDDLRVLAFTGEGENVFIRHYEVGELADSAEKNIESNKEARNPKELHAFHRMLLRLRELDAIVVAGINGNTAGGGCEFSLGCDLRVMADGDFLIGLPETSVGILPGGGGTQRLSRLIGSSRALDLILHAKLLKPLEAHNLGIINKLLTEKKFKEELDEYCEDLVNRAPIALSQVKKIIHQGLEMSLEDSLLLEQKAFDVTMNSKDAARAMRSLLNAQENIENEIKFEWKGE from the coding sequence ATGGTAGATAATTTTGATCATTTACGGATTGAGGATAGAGGCCATTACATGATTTGCTATCTCTCTAATCCGCCTTCACATACATTAAACTCATCTGGAGTCCAAGAAATCCATAAATTTTTAGACATCATTGAAAAAAAAGATGACTTACGTGTTCTGGCTTTTACAGGAGAAGGAGAAAATGTATTCATAAGACATTATGAAGTCGGAGAGCTAGCTGACTCAGCGGAAAAGAATATTGAATCGAATAAAGAAGCTAGAAATCCTAAAGAGCTTCATGCATTCCATAGAATGCTCTTAAGACTGAGAGAGTTAGACGCAATAGTAGTGGCTGGAATCAACGGAAATACAGCAGGAGGTGGGTGCGAATTTTCTTTGGGTTGTGATTTGAGAGTAATGGCGGATGGAGACTTTTTAATTGGCCTTCCGGAAACATCAGTAGGTATCCTTCCTGGAGGAGGTGGGACGCAAAGACTATCCAGACTCATTGGTTCTTCAAGGGCATTAGACTTAATTTTACATGCGAAACTCTTGAAACCTTTAGAGGCTCATAATTTGGGAATAATTAATAAACTTTTAACTGAGAAAAAATTTAAAGAAGAGCTCGATGAGTATTGCGAGGATCTTGTTAATAGAGCACCGATAGCATTGAGCCAGGTAAAGAAAATCATTCACCAAGGACTAGAAATGTCTTTAGAAGATAGTCTACTTCTAGAGCAGAAAGCTTTCGATGTAACTATGAATTCTAAAGATGCAGCTAGAGCAATGAGGTCCCTACTTAATGCTCAGGAAAACATCGAAAACGAAATAAAATTTGAATGGAAAGGGGAATAA
- a CDS encoding S9 family peptidase — MIKYLLTFLLIFTTLLFTSENKIETLKDLKPSPKKLPVTFEAHGVKRVDNYYWMRDDSRKDPEIIAHLNEENSYLENWFVSGNDNRKALFEEITDRIPKNEDSVPVRLKNYEYFRRYKQGNEHGIYIRRKDKNSEEKILLDVNELAKNKDFYQLANWSISPKENLIAYAEDTSGRRQYRIKFKDLENEEISSFFIENTSGDMAWSSDGKYLFYVIRDEETLLPYKLFRHEIGTSQDKDVAIYEEKDTTFYLSVGNTRSMEYIEINISSTTSSEVRLIKSDSPYMTPQIFLPREQDHLYSIDHDPASTRFLIESNWKALNFRLLETDLNNSSDKNKWKELIPHREQVLLQSVIPFPNHLIIMERENGLRKLKILHKESKAVKEINFNDPTYTAYLASNPEYYVDRFYFGYSSMRTPDSLFSVVLSNGRKRLLKQAEVKGVFSSSDYKVEREFITARDGTKVPVSIVYKKNKFKKNENPIFLYGYGSYGNSIDAGFSSSRLSLLDRGFIFAIAHVRGGQELGRSWYEEGKIFNKLNTFYDFIDVTKGLVNKGYGNKDRIYAGGGSAGGLLMGAIVNMEPNLYKGIISNVPFVDVITTMSDPSIPLTTGEYSEWGNPDIKEEFEYILQYSPYDNISEHEYPSILVTAGLWDSQVQYYEPAKYVAKLRDYNKGKNPILMKVNMTAGHSGVSGRFESLKELAMEYAFLLRLDSN; from the coding sequence ATGATTAAGTATCTTCTTACTTTTCTGTTAATCTTCACGACCTTGCTATTTACTAGTGAAAACAAGATTGAAACCTTGAAAGATTTAAAACCCTCTCCAAAAAAACTACCTGTAACCTTTGAAGCTCATGGAGTCAAAAGGGTCGATAACTATTATTGGATGCGGGATGATTCTAGAAAAGATCCCGAGATCATTGCTCATCTAAATGAAGAAAATAGTTACCTTGAAAATTGGTTTGTTTCAGGAAATGACAATAGGAAAGCTCTTTTTGAAGAAATAACTGATCGTATCCCTAAGAATGAAGATTCTGTTCCAGTTAGATTAAAAAATTACGAATATTTTAGACGTTACAAACAAGGGAATGAGCACGGCATCTACATTAGAAGAAAAGATAAAAATTCTGAAGAAAAAATTTTACTTGATGTAAATGAACTAGCCAAAAATAAGGATTTTTATCAGTTAGCCAATTGGAGTATTTCTCCTAAAGAAAATCTGATAGCTTATGCTGAAGATACAAGTGGTAGGCGGCAATACAGAATAAAATTTAAAGATCTAGAAAATGAAGAAATCTCAAGTTTTTTCATTGAAAATACTTCTGGAGATATGGCTTGGTCTTCAGATGGAAAATACCTTTTTTATGTGATCAGAGATGAGGAAACTCTTCTGCCTTATAAGTTATTTAGACACGAGATAGGAACGTCTCAAGATAAAGATGTAGCCATTTACGAAGAAAAAGATACTACATTCTATCTTTCGGTTGGTAATACGCGATCAATGGAATACATAGAAATAAATATTTCTTCTACAACTAGTTCAGAAGTTCGTCTAATAAAGTCAGATAGTCCATATATGACTCCACAAATCTTTTTGCCTAGGGAACAAGATCATCTTTATTCTATAGATCATGATCCAGCTAGCACAAGATTTCTGATAGAGTCAAATTGGAAAGCTTTAAACTTCCGTTTGCTTGAAACTGATTTAAATAATTCTTCCGATAAAAATAAATGGAAAGAGTTAATTCCACACAGAGAACAAGTTTTACTTCAATCAGTAATACCATTTCCAAATCACCTAATCATCATGGAAAGAGAAAATGGTCTGAGAAAGCTTAAAATTCTACATAAAGAATCAAAAGCAGTTAAAGAAATTAACTTTAATGATCCTACCTACACAGCTTATTTAGCTTCGAATCCAGAATATTACGTCGATAGATTCTATTTTGGTTATTCAAGTATGCGAACGCCTGACAGTTTATTTTCTGTAGTGTTATCAAATGGTCGCAAAAGACTTCTCAAACAGGCAGAAGTTAAAGGAGTTTTTTCAAGTAGCGATTACAAGGTAGAAAGAGAGTTCATTACCGCAAGGGATGGCACTAAAGTTCCCGTTTCTATCGTTTATAAAAAAAATAAATTTAAAAAAAATGAGAATCCTATTTTTCTTTACGGTTATGGCTCCTATGGAAATTCCATTGACGCAGGATTTAGTTCTTCAAGACTTTCGTTGCTCGATAGAGGATTTATTTTTGCAATTGCGCACGTTAGAGGTGGTCAAGAATTAGGAAGGTCTTGGTATGAAGAAGGAAAAATCTTCAACAAATTGAATACTTTTTATGACTTCATTGATGTAACGAAAGGACTGGTCAATAAAGGTTATGGAAATAAAGACAGAATCTATGCTGGCGGAGGCAGTGCTGGCGGATTATTGATGGGTGCCATTGTGAACATGGAACCTAACCTCTACAAAGGCATTATTTCTAATGTTCCTTTTGTTGATGTTATCACTACTATGTCTGATCCAAGTATTCCTCTAACAACTGGAGAATATAGCGAATGGGGTAATCCAGACATTAAAGAAGAATTTGAATACATCTTGCAGTATTCGCCTTATGATAATATTTCTGAACATGAATACCCCAGCATTTTAGTGACTGCTGGTTTATGGGACTCTCAAGTTCAGTATTATGAACCAGCTAAATATGTTGCTAAGTTAAGAGATTACAACAAAGGTAAAAACCCCATTTTGATGAAGGTTAATATGACAGCAGGACACAGTGGTGTAAGTGGTAGATTTGAAAGTCTAAAAGAGTTAGCTATGGAATATGCTTTCCTTCTAAGGCTGGATTCTAATTAA
- the sucC gene encoding ADP-forming succinate--CoA ligase subunit beta, which yields MNLHEYQAKKLFKDYDISVSEGLPASSSQEAEKIALSLNVDKWVVKAQVHAGGRGKSGGVELVDSIEKVKAFADKWLGKNLVTFQTDEKGQPVNQILIETVTDIDKELYLGAVIDRASQRLVVMASTEGGVNIEEVAEETPEKIHKAEIDPIQGPNQPQAEQLANSLNLNEVQTLQFIEIFNGLVRLFIDKDLSLVEVNPLVITSSGDLICLDAKINVDSNALYRQEQILELRDPSQEDPREASAAEWDLSYVALEGSIGCMVNGAGLAMGTMDIIKLHGGEPANFLDVGGTADSKRVAEAFKIILSDENVNTVLINIFGGIVRCDVIADGIVEALTVTGVSVPVIVRLEGNNAHKGLKILDECDLNIIPASNLEEAASLAVRASKGDIG from the coding sequence ATGAATCTACACGAATATCAAGCTAAGAAGTTATTTAAGGATTATGACATATCCGTTTCAGAAGGCTTGCCGGCTTCCTCTAGCCAAGAGGCTGAAAAGATAGCTTTATCTCTAAATGTTGATAAGTGGGTAGTAAAAGCACAAGTCCATGCTGGAGGAAGAGGTAAGTCTGGAGGAGTTGAATTAGTTGATAGCATTGAGAAAGTTAAAGCTTTTGCTGATAAATGGCTTGGAAAAAATTTAGTAACTTTCCAAACAGATGAGAAAGGTCAACCTGTAAACCAAATCCTAATAGAAACAGTAACAGATATTGATAAAGAGCTTTATTTAGGTGCTGTGATTGATAGAGCTTCCCAAAGGCTCGTTGTTATGGCATCGACGGAGGGGGGAGTGAATATCGAAGAGGTTGCCGAGGAGACACCAGAAAAAATACATAAAGCTGAAATAGATCCTATTCAAGGTCCAAATCAACCGCAAGCAGAACAATTAGCTAATAGCTTGAACTTAAATGAAGTACAAACTTTACAATTTATTGAGATTTTTAATGGTCTAGTGAGATTGTTTATAGATAAAGATTTATCCCTAGTTGAGGTGAATCCTTTAGTGATTACATCCTCAGGAGATCTAATTTGTTTGGATGCAAAAATAAATGTAGATTCAAATGCTCTTTACAGACAGGAACAAATCCTGGAATTAAGAGATCCCTCTCAAGAAGATCCCAGAGAGGCAAGTGCAGCAGAGTGGGATCTAAGTTACGTTGCTTTAGAAGGAAGTATTGGCTGTATGGTCAATGGTGCAGGTTTGGCAATGGGTACCATGGATATCATCAAGTTACACGGTGGCGAGCCTGCTAATTTTTTGGATGTCGGTGGTACAGCTGATTCAAAAAGAGTTGCTGAGGCGTTTAAGATAATCCTCTCAGATGAAAATGTTAATACGGTATTGATAAATATCTTTGGTGGGATTGTTCGTTGTGATGTTATTGCTGACGGGATAGTAGAGGCCTTAACAGTAACGGGAGTTTCAGTCCCTGTCATAGTTAGATTAGAAGGAAATAATGCTCACAAAGGATTGAAGATACTTGACGAATGCGACCTGAATATCATCCCTGCATCAAATTTAGAGGAGGCAGCAAGTTTAGCTGTAAGAGCATCAAAGGGAGATATAGGGTGA
- the sdhD gene encoding succinate dehydrogenase, hydrophobic membrane anchor protein yields the protein MFRRLGHGSIEFLTVRICAVFLLLFTLYLSGFILITDEVNFNQWSAFFGNTINKILTSLFFMAFAVHTWLGTWAVASDYLTPRIFGNLGRALYVIFRGIVAGIIALVLTWAIIIIW from the coding sequence ATGTTTAGAAGACTTGGACATGGATCTATAGAATTTCTAACTGTAAGAATATGTGCTGTTTTTCTTCTACTCTTTACTCTTTATCTGAGCGGTTTTATTTTAATTACAGATGAAGTGAATTTTAATCAATGGTCAGCATTTTTTGGCAATACAATAAATAAAATACTTACATCGCTATTCTTTATGGCTTTTGCAGTTCATACTTGGTTGGGTACTTGGGCTGTAGCAAGTGATTACCTTACACCAAGAATATTTGGGAATTTAGGCAGAGCTTTATATGTTATTTTTAGAGGTATTGTTGCTGGCATAATAGCCCTCGTGTTGACTTGGGCCATAATAATAATCTGGTGA
- the sdhC gene encoding succinate dehydrogenase, cytochrome b556 subunit, translating into MTENDNRPVNLNLLTISLPIIGVSSILHRISGVAIFFSFPLIVWMLSISLKSEESFSLLSSLYQTSIILKIMIYLFLVGFSYHLLAGLKKLLSDAFGIGETLESGRILSWVVFGATFLLAILFIFNIF; encoded by the coding sequence GTGACTGAAAACGATAATCGACCAGTAAATCTCAATTTACTAACCATTAGCCTGCCCATTATAGGAGTTTCTTCTATACTCCACCGAATATCTGGTGTGGCAATTTTTTTTAGTTTTCCACTAATTGTATGGATGCTTAGCATTTCTCTAAAGTCAGAGGAGAGTTTTTCATTACTTTCCAGTCTTTACCAAACTTCTATTATTTTGAAGATTATGATTTATCTTTTTTTAGTAGGATTTAGTTATCATCTGCTCGCAGGTTTAAAGAAACTTCTGAGCGATGCTTTTGGAATAGGTGAAACCTTAGAGTCTGGAAGAATCTTGTCTTGGGTAGTTTTTGGCGCGACCTTCCTTTTAGCAATTTTATTTATTTTCAATATCTTTTAG
- the sdhA gene encoding succinate dehydrogenase flavoprotein subunit, producing MLVNEVINAKDLPVMEFDGIIVGGGGAGMRASLQLAESGLNTAVISKVFPTRSHTVSAQGGITCAIQSDDPDDDWRWHMFDTVKGSDYIGDQEAIEYMCSEGPKAVFELEHMGLPFSRTEEGRIYQRPFGGQSKDYGKGGQATRTCAAADRTGHSLLHTLFQANLKAGTNFLNEWFAVDLVLNADKAVVGVIAFKIETGEIYYIKSKATVLATGGAGRIYSSTTNALINSGDGIGMALRAGMPVQDIEMWQFHPTGIHGAGTLVTEGCRGEGGYLLNKDGERFMERYAPNAKDLASRDVVARSMALEILEGRGCGPNADHIFLRLDHLGPEVVHKRLPGITELSKTFAGVDPAVQPIPVVPTCHYMMGGIPTNINGQVISVEHGEDKIVNGLYAAGEVACVSVHGGNRLGGNSLLDLVVFGRAAGLYIEETMKQGVELKDASNDDIEKALERLNKLNASKEGDQVAVLKEKMQQNMQNNFGVFRRGDLMEKGIEELAKTREEVNDIFLQDKSAAFNTARIEALEMQNLFEVAEATAITANERKESRGAHARDDFTERDDENWLKHSIYYADTKEVSKRDVNYRPKTVQAFQPMVRSY from the coding sequence ATGTTAGTTAATGAAGTTATAAATGCAAAAGATCTTCCTGTGATGGAGTTTGATGGAATTATTGTCGGTGGTGGCGGGGCAGGCATGAGGGCTTCTCTTCAACTTGCTGAGTCAGGACTAAATACTGCAGTAATATCTAAAGTGTTTCCTACTAGGTCACATACTGTCTCAGCCCAAGGCGGTATTACCTGTGCAATACAGAGTGATGATCCGGATGATGATTGGAGATGGCACATGTTCGACACTGTAAAAGGGTCTGACTATATAGGTGATCAGGAAGCTATAGAATATATGTGTAGTGAAGGCCCTAAAGCTGTTTTTGAACTAGAGCATATGGGTTTACCTTTTTCTAGAACAGAAGAAGGACGAATTTATCAAAGACCTTTCGGAGGACAATCTAAGGATTATGGTAAGGGCGGTCAAGCAACTAGAACATGTGCAGCAGCTGATCGAACAGGACACAGCCTGCTTCATACTCTCTTTCAAGCTAATCTTAAGGCTGGTACCAACTTCCTCAATGAATGGTTTGCAGTAGATCTAGTTCTTAATGCTGATAAAGCGGTTGTAGGGGTTATTGCCTTTAAAATTGAAACAGGTGAAATCTATTACATAAAATCAAAGGCAACTGTTCTAGCAACAGGAGGAGCAGGTAGAATTTATTCATCTACTACCAATGCTTTAATTAATTCAGGTGATGGCATTGGAATGGCTTTAAGGGCCGGCATGCCTGTCCAAGATATAGAAATGTGGCAGTTTCATCCTACAGGAATACACGGAGCAGGAACTTTAGTTACCGAGGGATGCAGGGGAGAAGGTGGATATCTTTTAAACAAAGATGGTGAAAGATTCATGGAAAGGTACGCTCCAAATGCAAAAGATTTAGCCAGTAGAGATGTCGTTGCAAGATCTATGGCATTGGAAATTTTAGAGGGAAGAGGCTGTGGACCTAACGCTGATCATATTTTCCTAAGACTAGATCATCTCGGACCTGAAGTGGTTCATAAGAGATTACCGGGAATAACAGAACTCTCTAAGACTTTTGCAGGTGTTGACCCTGCAGTTCAACCAATACCAGTGGTGCCTACATGTCATTATATGATGGGAGGAATACCAACTAATATAAATGGACAGGTTATTTCGGTAGAGCATGGTGAAGACAAAATAGTCAATGGTTTATATGCAGCCGGTGAAGTAGCGTGCGTATCAGTTCATGGAGGAAATAGATTAGGTGGAAATTCTCTTTTAGATCTTGTTGTCTTTGGAAGAGCTGCTGGTTTATATATAGAAGAGACTATGAAGCAAGGTGTCGAGTTGAAAGACGCATCAAATGACGACATTGAAAAAGCACTTGAAAGACTAAACAAATTAAACGCTTCAAAAGAAGGTGATCAAGTAGCTGTTCTTAAAGAGAAAATGCAACAAAATATGCAGAATAATTTTGGTGTGTTTAGAAGAGGGGATTTGATGGAAAAAGGCATCGAGGAATTAGCTAAGACTAGGGAAGAAGTAAATGACATTTTTCTTCAAGATAAGTCTGCGGCTTTTAATACAGCCAGGATAGAAGCTTTAGAGATGCAAAATCTTTTTGAAGTAGCAGAAGCTACAGCGATAACCGCTAATGAGAGAAAAGAAAGCCGCGGCGCTCATGCGAGAGATGACTTCACTGAACGTGATGATGAAAATTGGCTAAAACATTCAATTTACTACGCTGATACAAAGGAAGTTAGCAAAAGAGATGTGAACTACAGACCTAAAACAGTTCAAGCTTTTCAACCAATGGTTAGGAGTTATTAA
- a CDS encoding MFS transporter: protein MELNRASQEENNAKILSILMLIILFVSMGQSVYWQTMPIIGREFNFTEVEINTVVSISAAMFIVFTPFWGKLSDRIGRKAVLLIGLFGYVLSNILFLYSASLGLIGTFTGLSLLLILLMARIVNSAIGAASRPASGAYVADVTSEEERSSGMGKFGAANNIGTILGPVMVGSLVGINIFNVQIPEFGLLTPLIVMSFVMAIATFLVYLFLPNKPVSLNTAVVRQKVVFDRNLKILISIGVIIFTAFALVQSITAYYVQDRFDVSLDETAQTTALLLGTMAFMAIVSQLTFVQKYKGNPLNLIKFSLPLFILSCLSIILSPNFLFLYLGMALMGLGMGLASPGYTSAASLNADKDNQGAAVGLAMIAPGIGFALGPFISGFLYSISMNLPFIFILPLFIILAILIKKLEQLI from the coding sequence ATGGAACTCAACAGAGCGTCCCAAGAAGAAAATAACGCAAAGATTCTCTCCATACTCATGCTTATAATTTTATTTGTGAGCATGGGGCAATCAGTGTATTGGCAAACGATGCCTATTATCGGCAGAGAGTTTAACTTCACCGAGGTGGAGATTAATACGGTGGTATCTATTTCTGCTGCAATGTTTATCGTATTTACCCCTTTTTGGGGAAAACTAAGTGACAGAATAGGTAGAAAGGCAGTCCTTCTTATTGGCTTGTTTGGTTATGTATTATCAAATATTCTATTCCTTTATTCTGCATCATTAGGCTTGATAGGTACTTTTACAGGCTTATCTTTACTATTAATTTTGTTGATGGCTCGTATAGTTAATTCTGCAATTGGAGCTGCTTCAAGGCCAGCCTCTGGAGCCTACGTCGCTGATGTTACTTCAGAAGAAGAAAGGTCATCTGGAATGGGGAAGTTCGGAGCGGCAAATAATATCGGAACTATATTAGGTCCTGTCATGGTAGGTTCTTTGGTAGGTATTAATATTTTTAATGTTCAGATACCTGAATTTGGGCTTCTGACTCCACTTATTGTGATGTCTTTCGTCATGGCAATTGCGACATTTCTTGTGTATTTATTCCTACCAAACAAGCCAGTATCGTTAAATACAGCCGTTGTAAGACAAAAGGTTGTCTTTGACAGAAACTTAAAGATACTTATTTCAATTGGCGTGATTATTTTTACGGCTTTTGCTTTAGTGCAATCAATTACTGCCTATTATGTTCAGGATAGATTTGATGTAAGCCTGGATGAGACAGCGCAAACTACAGCATTGCTATTAGGAACTATGGCATTTATGGCTATCGTTTCTCAATTAACATTTGTCCAAAAATACAAAGGCAATCCTTTAAACTTAATAAAATTCTCACTTCCTCTTTTCATATTAAGTTGTTTATCCATCATTTTGTCACCGAATTTCTTGTTTCTTTACTTAGGAATGGCTCTAATGGGTCTTGGAATGGGTCTTGCTTCCCCAGGATATACATCTGCAGCTTCTTTGAATGCAGATAAAGACAACCAAGGAGCGGCTGTTGGTCTGGCAATGATTGCGCCAGGCATTGGATTTGCTCTTGGGCCTTTTATAAGTGGATTTCTTTACAGCATCTCAATGAATTTACCATTTATTTTTATACTTCCGCTTTTTATAATCTTAGCAATTTTAATAAAAAAATTAGAACAATTAATTTAA
- a CDS encoding succinate dehydrogenase iron-sulfur subunit, which produces MSAASIPVAQIKTITMSIYRYDPTLDKKPYMQDIIVEVPTDKDIMVLDALHLAKAQEPSLSYRRSCREGVCGSDGMNINGKNGLACVTPLSEVVKRNKITLRPMPGLPVVRDLIVDMKQFYDQLEKVRPYLITKSDSPEIERTQSPEEREQLDGLYECILCGCCSTSCPSFWWNPDKFLGPAALLQSWRFIADTRDEATDERLDDLEDAFSLYRCHGIMNCVSVCPKGLNPTEAISNIRNKLLTRKKA; this is translated from the coding sequence ATGAGTGCGGCATCAATACCCGTCGCTCAAATTAAAACCATAACGATGAGTATTTATCGTTATGATCCAACTTTGGACAAGAAACCTTACATGCAAGATATCATTGTAGAGGTGCCAACTGATAAAGATATTATGGTACTAGATGCCTTGCATCTCGCAAAAGCACAAGAACCTTCCTTATCTTATAGAAGATCATGCAGAGAGGGAGTATGTGGTTCAGATGGCATGAATATAAATGGGAAAAATGGACTTGCATGTGTCACTCCTTTATCCGAAGTGGTTAAGAGGAATAAGATCACTTTGCGTCCAATGCCTGGACTTCCTGTTGTAAGAGATCTGATAGTCGATATGAAACAATTCTATGATCAGCTAGAAAAGGTTAGACCTTATTTAATTACCAAGAGTGATTCACCCGAAATTGAAAGGACGCAATCACCTGAAGAAAGAGAACAACTGGATGGTCTGTACGAGTGTATTCTTTGTGGTTGTTGTTCAACTTCATGCCCTTCTTTTTGGTGGAATCCTGATAAATTTTTAGGACCCGCAGCTTTATTACAATCATGGAGATTCATTGCTGACACTAGAGATGAAGCTACTGATGAAAGATTAGATGACTTGGAAGATGCCTTCAGCCTCTATAGGTGTCATGGAATTATGAATTGCGTATCTGTCTGTCCAAAAGGGTTAAATCCTACAGAAGCTATCTCTAATATCAGAAATAAACTTCTTACACGAAAAAAAGCTTAA
- the sucD gene encoding succinate--CoA ligase subunit alpha translates to MSILINESTKVICQGFTGGQATQHCIQCIDYGTQLVGGVTPGKGGQIHLDLPVFNSVKEAVDATGASASIIFVPAKFCKASILEAAESGISLIVCITEGIPTIDMLEVKVRCDELGARLIGPNCPGIITPGEAKMGIMPGDIHLPGKVGIISRSGTLTYEAVKQTTDLGFGQTSCVGIGGDPIPGTSFIDVLDLFEKDKSTEAIVMVGEIGGTAEEAAAEFIQSNVTKPVVSYIAGVTAPPGKRMGHAGAIIAGGKGTAEEKFKALELAGVYTVKSPAEIGKGVAEVTGW, encoded by the coding sequence GTGAGTATTCTTATCAATGAAAGTACTAAGGTTATTTGTCAAGGATTTACTGGAGGACAGGCCACACAACACTGTATTCAATGTATTGACTACGGCACGCAGCTTGTAGGAGGGGTGACACCTGGAAAAGGCGGCCAAATTCATCTCGATCTTCCTGTCTTTAATTCGGTAAAAGAAGCCGTAGACGCTACAGGTGCATCAGCAAGTATAATTTTTGTCCCTGCAAAATTCTGTAAGGCCTCAATTCTTGAGGCTGCTGAATCTGGTATTTCTTTAATAGTTTGCATTACTGAAGGCATTCCTACTATAGATATGTTAGAGGTAAAGGTACGATGTGATGAACTTGGTGCCCGCTTAATAGGACCAAATTGCCCTGGCATAATCACACCTGGTGAAGCTAAGATGGGCATTATGCCTGGAGATATACATTTACCTGGTAAGGTTGGAATTATATCTAGATCAGGGACTTTAACTTATGAAGCGGTAAAGCAGACAACAGATCTTGGCTTTGGACAAACAAGTTGTGTCGGAATAGGAGGTGATCCTATACCTGGAACCAGTTTTATAGATGTTCTGGATTTATTCGAAAAAGATAAGTCAACTGAGGCTATTGTAATGGTGGGCGAGATCGGAGGAACAGCTGAAGAAGCAGCAGCAGAGTTTATACAATCTAATGTGACTAAGCCTGTCGTATCTTATATAGCAGGTGTAACAGCTCCTCCCGGTAAAAGAATGGGGCATGCAGGGGCTATAATCGCTGGTGGAAAAGGAACAGCAGAGGAAAAATTTAAAGCGTTAGAATTGGCAGGTGTTTATACTGTAAAGAGTCCTGCAGAAATAGGAAAAGGAGTAGCTGAGGTTACAGGATGGTAG